A stretch of the Massilia sp. W12 genome encodes the following:
- a CDS encoding calcium-binding protein — MNATAVLASTPSTWSGYIQSKIVDGKVVTDYSQMERAISEDVRLDPVQTLPLLLQHLDSMGVTPGKVGSWDGRNFISQTLAQLPDMDASVLSTPNWHVKLFAHWAKGDDGKVSSDLMIGEGQSDALSGLSSHDWLLGRGGNDYLYGGAGNDWIDGGAGNDYLVGESGADVYFFGRGDGRDVIPKPANGQDSSEDWVQFTAGVQIQDLVMLRDDRALTVGIRGSLDQLSIEEFFSGGDKTNPDFAIGRVAGIRLADGLTLSNIQIEDLVTREAQINGKFIGRNVADQMLGGAGHDSMEGYDGDDFLSGSSGDDTQSGGNDNDTLLGGSGDDWLSGEDGNDNVQGGAGDDQLDGGDGENLLDGGSGNDTIYASGVNDTVYFNQGWGTDYLTPSASTSLVMGDGISPEDIQIKRVSASTVIFSTLDQKNQIVIDRFYNYEDYSQPLHAFGSMQFANGVVWNQSEILQKLAQGSSAADLIYGPAQGAQLNGNAGNDGLYGGAGNDTLQGGQGNDSLNGGAGADLFLFGRGDGQDQISLNWDQTDQRGEDILQLAAGIETADVSLQLVNFSHRDLLVKIANSDDQVYLQNYFEGSPLIKGIRFADGAFWDDAKVREKLFQGGASHERIHGLVMGDDFLQGAAGDDILIGYDGADTLDGGSGSDLLDGGGGADVFLFGRGSGQDWIPSGWRDSTGVRGTVVLQTGIAESDVSLWKEGNDLWLELAGGADRLRIQQFYVENARQADQVKFANGVIWSASDMSAKAKVLSYQDVVGDLQGEALVGGSGHDRMSVNGGKHYLKGLAGNDLLYGDSGDDTLEGGQGSDQLQGGAGKNVYRYVAGDGFDEIRVADGAQDAVEFGAGIKADQLRIWQTEDDHLVLSINGDKGRVTLRSFFQQSWSDSQTLLRFADGGSLTVGQIKNNLMQTTESRDAVIGGNLADLINGKGGDDVLDGRGGNDSVQGGVGNDQILGGLGDDLLSGQTGDDTLESGGGNDTLEGGSGNDLLILDKGKPIYRFAPGDGRDAIQLQAGVGAEDVQAVLQLAAGFKTEDVIIVADGSNLRLTFKGGNDSISLKNYLYPDNKGSYAYQGMLQSLRFADGQIWSAAQIREKALQGGVGDDIFDFHYGPAMTINGGAGNDSISGSYFDDRLLGGEGSDTLAGGVGDDNLSGAAGNDVLYGGAGNDTLSGGAGNDILGGEAGSDSFEFGAGFGRDTIDNADALDSIILGAAVTPDVVHLKLNNGSLLISFEGNDRDVLYFNGGQNTLPQEMRFADGKVWQRTEIVQAILQAGNGGKFTLTEQNDQISAGAGADTLFGAGGDDTLSGGAGNDQLDGGDGNDSYLFQTGFGQDEIKHSLTQGLNEQDVLQFGAGIIPSRMVLQRSGQDLQISLRNSSDSILLRDYFNFESNPAYRPELLRFERGFTLDKQAVLARLQGTGKNGNDILYGTDGADLLDAGGGLNVVNGGGGNDTLVSGFEDDAMDGGAGLDRAIFHGKLNDYNFDWWRDVLTVNSDANGKDILRGIETLQFTDRSVMVVDGLRYIASYGDLIHAYKGNAQAGLTHYWTWGVFEGRTESFNPQVYLDKYADVRAAGGNDLQAATLHFINSGFALGRNDSMSSADNLNGTAGNDSILSYGGNDTIRGAGGNDVLDGGAGVDLVRFDGKLGEYSFNVKAGLISSRDITLSNGDEGADSLSNIEILRFTDRDVTVNMLNHLRYIASYGDLINAFKTDVDAGFTHYLNNSVKEGRSITFDPQTYLEKYADVRALAGNDLELATRHFISAGFALNRNDSKTSNDDLRGTDGSDNILAYGGNDTVQAGAGNDSITGGLGNDQIHGGTGVDTAVYQDHLSDYSFSVSKGVISVTDNYLKNGDEGTDSVSSVEFLKFGDRTMDVSAYNTLRYVASYSDLISGFGVNTDAGLQHYLGRSVKEARSISFDTQVYIDKYADVRAAVGADLEAAVRHFIALGYNQNRNASMNSADSLSGTAGNDSILSYGGNDTINAGLGNDVIDGGAGIDTAVYKDNLLDYSISVSKGVISISDNYLPNGNEGLDSVSNVERLQFGDRTMDVTNLNALRYVASYGDLINGIGVNTDAALTHYLGRSLKEGRTISFDPDIYLAKYADVRSAHGVDQEAATKHFISTGFAAGRNLNLNGNDVLGGSALADTLDGGAGNDTITGAGGADIFRFNAASGQDVLTDFNRAQGDKIWLKSNLNSSGIVNAADVLSRASGATNAVIDLGGGHTITLTGVAAGSLIASDFVIF; from the coding sequence GTGAAGGTCAGAGTGATGCACTCTCAGGCTTATCTTCGCACGACTGGCTGCTGGGGCGTGGCGGCAATGATTATCTGTATGGCGGGGCAGGCAATGATTGGATAGATGGCGGTGCAGGGAATGACTATCTTGTTGGCGAAAGTGGGGCGGATGTGTATTTCTTCGGGCGCGGTGATGGGCGCGATGTGATCCCGAAACCGGCCAATGGGCAAGACTCCAGCGAGGATTGGGTGCAGTTTACTGCAGGTGTGCAGATACAAGATCTGGTGATGCTGCGCGATGATCGCGCCTTAACAGTCGGCATTCGTGGCAGCTTGGATCAACTCAGTATCGAAGAATTTTTCAGCGGTGGAGATAAAACCAATCCGGATTTTGCGATTGGGCGTGTGGCGGGTATTCGTCTTGCCGATGGCTTGACATTGAGCAATATACAGATCGAGGACTTGGTTACCAGGGAAGCGCAAATTAATGGCAAGTTTATCGGCCGGAATGTCGCTGATCAGATGCTGGGCGGGGCTGGTCATGACAGTATGGAAGGATATGACGGAGATGACTTTTTATCCGGCAGCAGTGGTGATGATACCCAGTCAGGCGGCAATGATAACGACACTTTGCTGGGCGGCAGTGGCGATGATTGGCTCTCAGGAGAGGATGGCAACGACAATGTCCAAGGTGGCGCAGGCGATGATCAGCTGGATGGCGGTGATGGCGAAAATCTCTTGGATGGCGGCAGCGGCAATGACACGATTTACGCCAGTGGTGTGAACGACACAGTGTATTTCAATCAGGGCTGGGGGACTGACTATTTAACGCCTTCTGCAAGCACCAGCTTGGTGATGGGAGACGGCATCAGTCCGGAAGACATACAAATCAAACGAGTCAGCGCAAGCACCGTGATTTTTTCCACCCTGGATCAAAAGAATCAAATTGTAATAGATCGATTTTACAATTATGAGGATTACAGCCAGCCTTTACATGCGTTTGGCAGCATGCAGTTTGCTAATGGCGTAGTGTGGAATCAAAGCGAAATTTTGCAAAAATTGGCCCAGGGCAGCAGCGCTGCGGATCTGATCTATGGCCCGGCGCAAGGGGCGCAGTTGAATGGCAATGCAGGCAATGACGGACTGTATGGCGGCGCCGGCAACGATACATTGCAAGGCGGGCAAGGCAATGATTCATTAAATGGCGGCGCTGGCGCCGATCTTTTTCTGTTTGGACGTGGAGATGGTCAAGATCAGATTTCTCTGAATTGGGATCAGACTGATCAGCGCGGTGAAGACATCTTGCAATTGGCGGCAGGGATTGAAACTGCTGATGTGTCATTGCAGCTTGTGAACTTTTCTCATCGTGACTTGCTTGTGAAAATTGCGAATAGCGATGATCAAGTATATCTGCAGAATTATTTTGAAGGAAGTCCCTTAATCAAAGGCATCCGCTTTGCTGACGGCGCATTTTGGGATGATGCGAAGGTGCGCGAGAAATTATTTCAAGGCGGCGCTTCGCATGAGAGGATTCATGGGCTGGTGATGGGCGACGATTTCTTGCAAGGCGCTGCCGGGGATGACATTTTGATTGGCTATGATGGGGCGGATACCCTGGATGGCGGTTCAGGTTCTGATTTATTGGATGGCGGTGGTGGCGCCGATGTGTTTTTGTTTGGACGAGGTTCCGGGCAAGACTGGATTCCTTCCGGATGGCGTGATTCGACTGGCGTTCGTGGCACAGTTGTACTGCAGACGGGCATCGCTGAAAGCGATGTCTCATTGTGGAAAGAAGGCAATGATTTATGGCTGGAGCTGGCTGGAGGCGCGGATCGGCTGCGTATTCAACAATTTTATGTTGAAAACGCGCGGCAAGCTGACCAGGTCAAATTCGCTAATGGCGTGATCTGGTCGGCCAGTGATATGAGTGCGAAAGCAAAAGTGCTGTCCTACCAAGATGTGGTTGGCGATCTGCAGGGGGAGGCGCTGGTCGGCGGCAGTGGCCATGACAGGATGTCGGTGAATGGCGGCAAGCATTACCTCAAAGGCTTGGCTGGCAACGATCTCTTGTACGGCGATAGCGGAGATGACACTTTGGAGGGCGGCCAGGGTAGCGACCAATTGCAGGGCGGCGCAGGCAAAAATGTTTACCGCTATGTTGCCGGGGATGGTTTTGATGAGATCCGCGTTGCCGATGGCGCACAGGATGCGGTCGAATTTGGCGCGGGCATCAAAGCAGATCAACTGCGCATCTGGCAAACCGAAGATGATCACCTGGTATTGAGCATTAATGGCGATAAGGGACGGGTGACGCTGCGCAGCTTTTTCCAGCAGAGCTGGTCCGATTCGCAGACCTTGTTGCGCTTCGCCGATGGCGGCAGTCTTACTGTGGGACAGATTAAAAATAATCTGATGCAAACCACTGAAAGCCGGGATGCAGTGATTGGCGGCAATCTTGCCGATTTGATCAATGGCAAGGGCGGTGATGACGTTTTGGATGGTCGCGGCGGTAATGACAGCGTGCAAGGCGGGGTTGGCAATGATCAAATTCTGGGCGGGCTGGGGGATGACCTCTTATCGGGACAGACTGGTGATGATACCTTGGAAAGCGGCGGCGGCAATGATACCTTGGAAGGCGGCTCTGGTAATGATTTGTTGATTTTGGATAAGGGCAAGCCCATCTATCGTTTCGCGCCAGGCGATGGCAGAGATGCGATTCAATTACAAGCCGGCGTCGGCGCTGAAGATGTGCAAGCCGTGCTGCAACTGGCGGCAGGGTTCAAGACTGAAGACGTGATTATTGTGGCGGATGGGTCAAATTTGCGCCTCACCTTTAAAGGCGGCAATGACAGCATCAGCTTGAAAAACTACCTCTACCCGGATAATAAAGGCAGCTATGCCTATCAAGGCATGCTGCAATCTTTGCGCTTTGCTGATGGACAGATCTGGAGTGCAGCGCAGATCAGGGAAAAGGCCTTGCAAGGCGGAGTCGGGGACGATATTTTTGACTTCCATTATGGCCCGGCCATGACCATCAATGGCGGCGCCGGGAATGATTCGATTTCAGGTTCCTACTTTGATGACCGTTTGCTGGGCGGCGAAGGGAGCGACACGCTGGCGGGAGGCGTGGGAGATGACAATCTGTCCGGCGCTGCAGGCAATGATGTGCTGTACGGCGGGGCCGGCAATGACACCCTGTCCGGAGGCGCCGGGAATGATATTTTGGGAGGCGAGGCAGGCAGCGACAGCTTTGAATTTGGCGCGGGTTTCGGGCGCGACACGATTGATAATGCGGATGCGCTGGACAGCATTATTCTGGGCGCGGCAGTGACGCCTGACGTCGTCCATCTCAAGCTTAATAACGGCAGCTTGCTTATTTCCTTTGAAGGCAATGATCGTGATGTGCTGTACTTCAATGGCGGGCAGAATACTTTGCCACAGGAAATGCGCTTTGCCGATGGCAAGGTGTGGCAGCGCACTGAGATCGTGCAAGCGATTTTGCAGGCGGGCAATGGCGGCAAGTTCACGCTGACCGAGCAAAACGATCAGATCAGCGCGGGCGCCGGAGCTGATACGCTGTTTGGCGCTGGCGGCGACGATACGCTCAGCGGCGGCGCCGGCAATGACCAGTTGGATGGCGGGGACGGTAATGACAGCTATCTGTTTCAAACCGGGTTTGGCCAAGATGAAATCAAACACAGCCTGACGCAAGGCTTGAATGAGCAGGATGTCTTGCAATTCGGCGCAGGCATCATCCCGTCCCGGATGGTGTTGCAAAGAAGCGGACAGGATTTGCAGATCAGTCTGCGCAACAGCAGTGACAGCATTTTGTTGCGCGATTATTTCAACTTTGAAAGCAATCCGGCTTACCGCCCTGAGTTATTGCGCTTTGAACGCGGGTTTACCTTGGATAAGCAAGCGGTGCTGGCGCGCTTGCAAGGCACCGGCAAGAACGGTAATGACATTCTGTATGGCACGGATGGAGCGGATCTGCTCGACGCCGGCGGCGGCTTGAATGTTGTCAATGGCGGCGGGGGTAACGATACCCTGGTTTCCGGCTTTGAGGATGACGCCATGGATGGCGGCGCCGGTCTGGATCGCGCGATTTTCCATGGAAAGTTGAACGATTACAACTTTGACTGGTGGCGCGATGTGTTGACGGTCAACAGCGATGCGAATGGCAAAGACATTTTGCGTGGCATCGAAACGTTGCAATTCACAGACCGCAGCGTGATGGTGGTGGATGGTTTGCGTTATATCGCTTCCTACGGTGATTTAATTCATGCATATAAAGGCAATGCCCAAGCCGGCTTGACGCACTATTGGACATGGGGGGTGTTCGAGGGGCGCACGGAAAGCTTCAATCCGCAAGTTTATCTGGACAAATACGCAGACGTGCGCGCAGCCGGAGGCAATGATCTGCAAGCGGCAACCTTGCATTTCATTAACAGCGGTTTTGCGCTTGGCCGTAATGACAGCATGAGCAGCGCGGATAATCTGAATGGCACGGCAGGCAATGACAGCATCCTCTCGTATGGCGGCAATGACACGATCCGGGGCGCTGGCGGCAATGATGTGCTGGATGGCGGCGCAGGCGTGGATCTGGTGCGCTTTGATGGCAAGCTGGGCGAATACAGTTTTAACGTTAAGGCAGGTCTGATCAGCAGCCGCGATATCACGCTCAGCAATGGCGATGAAGGGGCTGACAGCCTCAGTAATATCGAGATTTTGCGCTTTACGGATCGTGATGTGACGGTCAATATGCTGAATCACTTGCGCTATATCGCTTCGTATGGCGATTTGATCAATGCGTTTAAAACCGATGTGGATGCCGGCTTTACTCATTACTTGAATAATAGCGTCAAGGAGGGGCGCAGCATCACCTTTGATCCGCAAACCTATTTGGAAAAATATGCGGATGTGCGCGCCCTGGCCGGGAATGATTTGGAACTAGCGACCCGGCATTTCATCAGCGCGGGCTTTGCTTTGAATCGTAATGACAGCAAAACCAGCAACGATGATTTGCGTGGCACAGACGGAAGCGACAATATCCTTGCATACGGGGGTAATGACACCGTACAAGCCGGCGCCGGCAACGACAGTATCACCGGCGGTTTGGGGAATGACCAGATTCATGGCGGGACAGGGGTTGACACTGCGGTTTATCAAGATCATTTGAGCGACTACAGCTTCAGCGTCAGCAAAGGCGTGATCAGCGTGACTGATAACTACCTCAAAAATGGCGATGAAGGGACGGACAGTGTGAGCAGTGTCGAATTCCTGAAATTCGGCGACCGCACAATGGATGTCAGCGCCTATAACACGCTGCGCTATGTGGCTTCATATAGCGATTTGATCAGTGGCTTTGGCGTCAATACGGACGCCGGCCTGCAGCATTATCTGGGCAGGTCGGTCAAAGAAGCGCGCAGCATAAGCTTTGATACCCAGGTGTATATCGATAAATATGCCGATGTGCGTGCGGCAGTGGGGGCGGATCTTGAAGCTGCCGTGCGCCACTTTATCGCGCTTGGCTACAATCAAAACCGCAATGCCAGTATGAACAGTGCGGATAGTTTGAGCGGCACAGCCGGCAATGACAGCATCCTCTCGTATGGCGGCAATGACACGATCAACGCCGGCCTGGGCAATGACGTGATTGATGGCGGCGCCGGTATCGATACGGCAGTGTATAAGGATAATTTGCTGGATTATTCGATCAGCGTCAGCAAAGGGGTGATCAGCATCAGCGATAATTATTTGCCGAATGGGAATGAAGGACTGGACAGCGTCAGCAATGTGGAGCGCTTGCAATTCGGCGACCGCACCATGGATGTCACCAATCTGAACGCCTTGCGCTATGTCGCTTCGTATGGTGATTTGATCAATGGAATCGGGGTGAATACGGACGCTGCACTAACCCACTACCTGGGCCGTTCCTTGAAAGAAGGGCGCACAATCAGCTTTGACCCGGATATTTATCTGGCCAAATACGCCGATGTGCGCAGCGCGCATGGCGTGGATCAGGAAGCGGCGACGAAGCACTTCATCAGCACCGGCTTTGCCGCAGGGCGTAATCTGAACCTGAATGGGAATGATGTGTTGGGCGGCAGCGCGCTGGCTGATACGCTGGACGGCGGGGCTGGCAATGACACCATCACAGGCGCCGGAGGCGCGGATATCTTCCGCTTCAATGCCGCATCAGGGCAGGACGTGTTGACCGACTTCAACCGCGCGCAGGGCGACAAGATCTGGTTGAAGAGCAATCTGAACAGTTCCGGCATTGTGAACGCGGCGGATGTCTTAAGCCGCGCCAGCGGCGCCACGAATGCCGTGATTGATCTGGGCGGCGGTCATACCATCACCCTGACCGGGGTGGCTGCTGGCAGTTTGATTGCGAGTGATTTTGTGATTTTCTAA
- a CDS encoding acyl-CoA dehydrogenase — protein MSNLHNTPVGKIPFHWEDPLLLSQQLSEDERMVRDAAAAYCQDRLAPRVLNAFRNEQTDLEIFREMGELGLLGPTIPEQYGGPGLNYVSYGLIAYEVEKIDSGYRSMMSVQSSLVMVPIYEFGTEQQKQKYLPKLATGEWIGCFGLTEPNHGSDPASMVSRARKVDGGYSLTGSKMWITNSPVADVFVVWAKDDEGAIRGFVLEKGMPGLSAPAIHGKVGLRASITGEIVMDNVFVPEENAFPDVRGLKGPFTCLNSARYGIAWGALGAATACWHTARQYTLDRKQFGKPLAANQLIQKKLADMQTEITLGLQGCLQLGRMKDAGTAAVEITSMMKRNSCGKALDVARMARDMLGGNGISDEFGIARHMVNLEVVNTYEGTHDIHALILGRAQTGIAAF, from the coding sequence ATGTCGAACTTGCATAACACCCCCGTAGGCAAAATTCCATTTCACTGGGAAGATCCGCTGCTGTTGTCGCAGCAATTGAGCGAAGACGAGCGCATGGTGCGCGACGCCGCCGCCGCCTACTGTCAGGACCGCCTGGCGCCGCGCGTGTTGAACGCGTTCCGCAATGAGCAGACCGATCTGGAAATTTTCCGCGAAATGGGTGAGCTGGGCTTGCTCGGCCCCACCATTCCCGAGCAATATGGCGGCCCTGGTCTGAACTATGTCAGCTATGGCTTGATTGCCTATGAAGTGGAAAAAATCGACTCCGGCTACCGCTCCATGATGAGCGTGCAGTCTTCTCTGGTGATGGTGCCGATTTATGAATTCGGCACAGAGCAGCAAAAACAAAAATATCTGCCCAAATTAGCCACTGGCGAATGGATTGGCTGCTTTGGTCTGACCGAGCCGAATCATGGCTCCGACCCGGCCTCGATGGTGTCGCGCGCGCGCAAAGTCGATGGCGGCTACAGCCTGACCGGCAGCAAGATGTGGATTACCAATTCGCCGGTGGCGGATGTGTTTGTGGTGTGGGCCAAGGACGATGAAGGCGCGATTCGCGGCTTTGTGCTGGAAAAAGGCATGCCTGGCCTGAGCGCGCCGGCGATTCACGGCAAAGTGGGTCTGCGCGCCTCGATCACCGGCGAAATCGTGATGGATAATGTGTTTGTGCCGGAAGAAAACGCCTTCCCTGATGTGCGCGGTTTGAAAGGCCCGTTCACCTGCCTGAATTCGGCGCGTTACGGCATCGCCTGGGGCGCACTGGGCGCCGCCACTGCCTGCTGGCATACCGCACGCCAATACACGCTTGACCGCAAGCAATTCGGCAAGCCGCTGGCGGCCAATCAGCTGATTCAAAAGAAGCTGGCCGATATGCAAACCGAGATCACGCTCGGCCTGCAAGGCTGTCTGCAACTGGGCCGCATGAAAGACGCCGGCACCGCCGCTGTCGAAATCACCTCGATGATGAAGCGCAATTCCTGCGGCAAGGCGCTGGATGTGGCGCGCATGGCGCGCGATATGCTGGGCGGCAACGGCATTTCCGATGAATTCGGCATCGCCCGCCATATGGTGAATCTGGAAGTGGTCAACACCTATGAAGGCACGCATGATATTCACGCCCTGATTCTGGGCCGTGCGCAGACCGGCATCGCCGCCTTCTGA
- a CDS encoding flavin reductase family protein, with protein MNIRLPRAPALNPDSQAFRHALSQFATGVTIITTRTSDEKFLGLTANSFNSLSLDPPLVLWSLANSANSFPVFSGNSHYVINILAGHQQELARRFAARIENRFEGVPYSLSRSGIPVLDGVAAWFECHNRSRYPEGDHVIFVGEVENFAVSPQPALIYHGGQFSSTQCNLEQP; from the coding sequence ATGAATATCCGCCTGCCGCGCGCGCCCGCGCTCAATCCCGATTCCCAAGCCTTCCGCCATGCGCTGTCGCAATTCGCCACCGGCGTCACCATCATCACCACCCGCACCAGCGATGAAAAATTTCTCGGCCTGACCGCCAATTCTTTCAATTCCCTGTCCCTGGACCCGCCGCTGGTGTTGTGGAGTCTGGCCAACAGCGCCAACAGCTTCCCGGTGTTTTCCGGCAATTCGCACTATGTCATCAATATTCTGGCCGGGCATCAGCAGGAATTGGCGCGACGCTTTGCCGCCCGGATTGAAAACCGTTTTGAAGGCGTGCCGTATTCCCTCTCCCGTTCCGGGATTCCGGTGCTTGATGGCGTGGCGGCCTGGTTTGAGTGCCATAACCGTTCGCGTTACCCGGAAGGCGATCATGTGATTTTTGTCGGCGAAGTTGAGAATTTTGCCGTTTCGCCGCAGCCGGCTCTGATATATCATGGCGGCCAATTCAGCAGCACCCAATGCAACCTTGAGCAACCCTAG
- the msrA gene encoding peptide-methionine (S)-S-oxide reductase MsrA — MAIEEVVLGGGCFWCLEAIFQETRGVLDVQSGYSGGALDNPDYHSVCSGASGHAEVVKLRFDNELITLRELLEIFFTMHDPTTLNRQGNDVGTQYRSVVYYCQASQLAQVQAVMAAMAGVWDAPLVTEVKALENWYPAEAHHQNYFRRHAEQGYCAIVIAPKVAKFRQIFAARSKV; from the coding sequence ATGGCAATCGAAGAAGTGGTATTGGGCGGCGGCTGCTTTTGGTGCCTGGAAGCCATTTTTCAGGAAACCCGTGGCGTGCTTGACGTGCAGTCCGGTTATAGCGGCGGCGCCTTGGACAATCCGGATTATCACAGCGTCTGCAGCGGCGCCAGCGGCCACGCTGAAGTGGTGAAACTGCGCTTTGATAATGAGTTGATTACTTTGCGCGAGTTATTGGAAATCTTTTTCACCATGCACGATCCGACCACCTTGAACCGCCAGGGCAATGATGTCGGCACGCAATACCGTTCCGTGGTGTATTACTGCCAGGCCTCGCAATTGGCCCAGGTGCAAGCGGTGATGGCGGCCATGGCCGGCGTATGGGATGCGCCGCTGGTGACCGAAGTCAAAGCGCTGGAGAACTGGTATCCGGCAGAGGCGCACCACCAGAATTACTTCCGCCGTCATGCGGAGCAGGGATATTGTGCGATTGTGATTGCGCCCAAGGTCGCCAAATTCCGTCAAATCTTCGCTGCCAGAAGCAAGGTTTGA
- a CDS encoding HD domain-containing phosphohydrolase: MHTVVVVDDTHINLVLMSRLVSQLEDVRVVAFQHAREALEFCRKERYDLLILDYMMPDLNGLDFIAELHYPGDDPNLPPVLMVTASQDIEVRHRALESGANDFLIKPIDKVEFLARTRNMLQLRRANLGLQSRASWLTEEVRKATQELREREQETIMLLCRASEYRDPETGAHIQRMAHYSALIARELGLSEQEQEMVLNAAPMHDIGKVGTPDHILLKPGRLTDEELVIMRQHAQIGYELLKSSRADMLQQAAIIARAHHERFDGQGYPQGLAGEAIPLVGRIVAVADVFDALTSARPYKQAWSLQAARDYLEQNRGSHFCPRCVDAMLGCWDEVQQIRQRFQDE, from the coding sequence ATGCATACCGTAGTCGTCGTCGATGATACCCATATCAACCTGGTGCTGATGTCGCGCCTGGTCAGCCAGCTCGAAGATGTGCGGGTGGTGGCCTTCCAGCATGCGCGCGAAGCGCTCGAATTTTGCCGCAAAGAGCGCTACGACCTCTTGATCCTGGACTATATGATGCCGGATCTGAACGGACTGGACTTCATCGCCGAATTGCACTATCCCGGCGACGATCCGAACTTGCCGCCGGTCTTGATGGTGACCGCCAGCCAGGATATCGAAGTGCGCCACCGCGCGCTGGAGAGCGGGGCCAATGATTTCCTCATCAAACCCATCGATAAAGTCGAATTTTTGGCGCGCACCCGCAATATGCTGCAATTGCGGCGCGCCAATCTGGGCTTGCAAAGCCGCGCCAGCTGGCTGACCGAAGAAGTGCGCAAAGCGACCCAGGAACTGCGCGAGCGCGAGCAGGAAACCATCATGCTCTTATGCCGCGCTTCGGAATACCGCGATCCCGAAACCGGCGCCCATATTCAGCGCATGGCGCATTACTCCGCCCTGATCGCGCGTGAACTCGGGCTCTCCGAGCAAGAGCAGGAAATGGTGTTAAACGCCGCGCCGATGCACGATATCGGCAAAGTCGGCACGCCAGACCATATTCTGCTCAAACCGGGACGCTTGACCGATGAAGAACTGGTGATCATGCGCCAGCATGCGCAAATCGGCTATGAACTCTTGAAAAGCAGCCGCGCCGATATGCTGCAGCAAGCCGCCATCATCGCGCGGGCGCACCACGAACGCTTCGACGGCCAAGGCTATCCGCAAGGACTGGCGGGGGAAGCGATTCCGCTGGTCGGGCGCATCGTCGCCGTGGCCGATGTGTTTGACGCCCTGACTTCCGCGCGCCCCTACAAACAAGCCTGGAGCTTGCAGGCGGCGCGCGATTATCTGGAGCAGAACCGGGGCAGCCATTTTTGCCCGCGTTGTGTGGATGCGATGCTGGGTTGCTGGGATGAAGTGCAGCAAATCCGCCAGCGTTTCCAGGATGAATGA